A stretch of the Rhinoderma darwinii isolate aRhiDar2 chromosome 3, aRhiDar2.hap1, whole genome shotgun sequence genome encodes the following:
- the SNAPC5 gene encoding snRNA-activating protein complex subunit 5, whose translation MLSRLQELKKEEETLLKIKAALHDQLNRLKVEELALQSMINAGEEQDQDQHVVQPEVDSMNVDDEAVINQTELQLSTMDYNEEEEEEEEDSDT comes from the exons ATGCTGAGTCGCTTGCAAGAACTTAAAAAGGAGGAAGAGACACTGCTCAAGATTAAGGCGGCCCTGCACGATCAGCTCAACAGGTTAAAG GTTGAGGAACTTGCTCTTCAGTCCATGATAAATGCAGGAGAAGAGCAGGATCAGGATCAGcatgttgtgcagcccgaggtg GATTCTATGAATGTGGATGATGAAGCTGTGATAAATCAGACAGAGCTGCAGCTTAGCACAATGGATTAcaatgaagaagaggaggaggaagaagaggattcAGACACTTAG